In the Lutra lutra chromosome 12, mLutLut1.2, whole genome shotgun sequence genome, CCTGTGCCCTCCGCGACCCTcggttctccccctcccccatcggCCGGTTTTGTTCTATTTCGAGGCCTGGCGTCTCGCGGAGGGTTCTGGGACTCGTTTTGGGCGGAGGTGGGAGAGGGCGGGCCTTGAGCGGGGGCTGCCGGGGCTTGTAGTTCCGCCGGACGCGGACGGAAGTGCCGTCGCCCCGACGCTGTTGGGACAGTGTGGCCTTTGGTCATCTGAAATCCGCCGGCGGGAATAAGGGGAAGAAGGGCTGGTGGgcgccggggcgggggcgggattTGCAGTGGAACTCCGCGGAAGTGAGGCGAGATCACCTGGGACGCGGCTCCCGTCCCAAACACTGTAGCGACCGCGGGCCTTCTCTCCTTGCGCCTCCTTGACGGGCCAGGAGCAGGCTGCCGTAAGAGAACttaaaagggagagaaatttcTTTCCTGTAGAATGATTGAGTCTTTGATAAGGTAGGGTCCTGGAATAGGAACCAACGAATCTGTTGGCTAAACCCTATTTAAAAGGCCGCCACACTCCAGAGTAATTAAACCTGTCTGCATTACTTCTCTGATAAGGTTTATTCTGATAACTAACCTTGTTAGAGTTACAGGAGGTTTTGTGAAATCTTTGGTTTTCAGATTCTGGGCCCTAAATAGATACACGGAGTACCTGCATGGCTCATTCCTAGTATGATGGCATGGGCATGACTGTGCAAATACAAGGAAAGGATCAGAAATCGCAGCACAAGGTTTCCCTGAAGGTAGAAGCTGGGAAAACTGTGAGTCATCCAGTGTGAGATGATGAATCTGGGCCGGCCGATGCAAGAAGTTACGGTGTTACACTAGTCCCTTCTCTTCATTGAATTTGCGGTGATCGGTCTGGGTCATTATGGATTTAAATGTAGTAACGGTGTCGTGGGTGACTGAATAGTATTTGCATTTCATGGCACCTAGTGGTtagatttcttttcagtattaatCTGTTACTGAGCAAGTGGAtattttttcacaaatattttaagcCCAGGGAGTTCTTGAACATTTAAAAGATCTTTCTTAACTCCTTAAAAAACATAACTCCTAAAAgcattttgttaaataatttttaaacagtaaCAGAAAAGCAGTCCCTGCTTTGAATTGACCTGCATGGGTCAGGGACCACAAGTCTTGAGTTGCAAGTAATGTGTTCCAGGGTCAAACGCATTTAAAAAACACTGAGTTGGACAGGTTCCTACTTGGACTCTTTTGATTATTGAAATAAGGTTTGTTGACTTAGCAGGTCACATATTGgccaatttttttctaaagggcCGGATGGTAAATACTAGGTTTTTAATACTATTGTGTCTGTTgaaactactcaactctgccattgtagcatGAACCGtggacaaataaaattatttatggactcaaacattttaatttcttatcaCTTTCACATGTCATGAAGTATTCTTAGGGGTTTTTGCAACCATGTAATAATGAAAACTCTTAGTACGCATTGTACAAAAATTGGTAGCAAGTCAGATTTGGCTGTGAGCTGTAGTTTGCCAGCTTCTGTAGGTTATTGATTGGAATTTTtaatctggtaaaaaaaaaaaagtatcttttacTTCCTTGTCCGTATATGTTCAGATTCTTCagatatttagttatttatgtttgtttgttttaatttcttgtcCCTCAGGAGTGCCTGTGAAGAAAACAGGGTATTTCCCTGAGGCCTGTGTCCTGCCTTGATTGACTTTTCTTTAAGTATTATAAATCAGGATGTCTGCACAGTCCGTGGAAGAAGATTCAATACTTATAATCCCAACTccagatgaagaggaaaaaattctGAGAGTGAAGTTGGAGGAGGATCCTGATGGTGAAGAGGGATCAAGCATCCCCTGGAACCATCTTCCTGATCCAGAGGTTTTCCGACAGCGATTCAGGCAGTTTGGATACCAGGATTCCCCTGGGCCCCGTGAAGCTGTGAGCCAGCTTCGAGAACTTTGCCGTCTATGGCTCAGGCCAGAGACACACACGAAAGAACAAATTTTGGAGCTGGTAGTGCTGGAGCAGTTTGTTGCCATCCTACCCAAGGAACTGCAGACCTGGGTTCGAGAGCATCATCCAGAGAATGGAGAGGAGGCTGTGACAGTGCTGGAGGATTTAGAGAGTGAGCTCGATGACCCAGGACAGCCGGTGAGTCTGCTCATGTCAGAAGCACTGGCATAGCAGTAGGCAAAGCTCCTTAGTTAATTCtgctcaaattaaaaataatgtttatccccaccctgcccccgccccactgTTCCCCTCTAACCATGCTTTGTCATACAGGCCCCTGCAGTATGTGTGTTGTTATGgtttctcttgcatttttttaGTTCTGAATCTTGTAAGATTTCTTCTCACCTGAGCCAAACTTCATTTTTTCCAGGTTTCTCTCCGTCGACGAAAACGGGAGGTTCTGGTCGAGGAAATAGTTTCTCAAGAAGAAGCTCAGGGATTACCAAATTCTGAGCTTGACGCTGTGGAGAACCAGCTCAAGTGGGCATCCTGGGAGCTCCATTCCCTAAGGCACTGTGGTGAGGACCAAAACTCCAAGTGGGCTAGAGGGATAAGGGGAGTGTGGGCTTTTTGTCCAGAAATCCTTGCTTGTTCCCACTAGGGGATAGGGAATAATCACCTTAACCTGGTTTTGTAGACGTAGACACACTATAGGATCTTGATTCTTAACAATGGTTTGCAGACCGCAGTTTTTTTATTCTTAGGCATTAACATCATCAGCCTTTTCTTTGCTTTACCTCTTGAAGACCTGCCCATTTCAGGCTGACATTTGCCTTATGTTGAGCCAGCACCCACTTGTAGATTAggtcccttatttatttatttacttacttattaagattttatttattttttggagagagagagtgtgtgacagagatcacgagcggagaggagagggagaagcaggctccccactgagccgggagccagatgcggggcttcatcccaggaccctgggatcacgatctcagccgaaggcagacacttaaccacttaaccaactgagccacccaggcgcctctaagtCCCTTATTTTGCATGCAATATTCTCTGTCATCTGTTTCATATCCTTTCAGTCTCCTGCCTAATCCTCTTGGCATAATAGGCTTACCTGAAGCCTCTTCAAATCCATTCTTTTTGTTGCTGACCACTGAagtctttctaaatttttgattatttttgttttttcttcaacaTCCTACTTAGagccttttttttcctaagaagcaTCTTTTGTAGAAATGATCCTTGGATAAAACTCTTAACATTTTCCAGGTATTTATGCAAAAATAGGCTCTGTAGCTAAAATATGCTTtaagtacagaaaaataaaaaactcatgaTTATAATAAGTCATTTAAACTAGTCTTTCCCAGTATATTGGCAATCGACACCATACACTTAGTGTACTTTGATACAACCCAGTATATTCCTAAGCCTGCTGGGTTTGtgttcatatttatttgagactgcTTTGGGAATCTTTCAATGAGGTagttgtaaataatgctggtaTGTGCCACAGATGGGGCCTCATCACGTTTTCTTCCCATCTGAGAGGACAGTGCTAGGGAACCAGAGCTGGTGGGGTGAGGCTGACGTCTGCTGAGAGCCCATAGTTTTACATGTTTCGTGAAATAGTCTTCTCTGGAATGAAGTTGGAGAACCACTATCCTTGGTCATTGAAGGTGATATTTTCTTGGGTAGAAAATTTCTCCCCTGCCtgaattttagaatagttttccCGTATTTGTAAATGGCCTCATTTCAGGGGTCTGGTCTCTGCCACACTGGggaacttctttctttctgtgccaTTTGTCCCCACATAACTTTAACACTTGTTTATCTGTTGTTCATGTCTCCACGCCTCCCTGATCCACTGCACCCTTCAGTCTCTTGTTGTTAGTCTTCTCTCTTGACTTTATCCCTTTCATAATCATTATAGACTTGCTCACTGTTTACCGCTTTTCTGATTGCTGCTGCTCACCCTCTAACTGCACTCTTCAAGGCTTGAAGTTTCAGGAAAGTCTGAAATGAGACTTGCTCGTACTGCTTCTTGTAGGAGTTTAAGGGTACCATGTTGGTAGttaattcagttttttgtttcaCTGGACTCATTTAACTGAGGCTTAGAAATAATAACTCGTCTAAGTACCATGGCAAATACCAAGTAGGGCAGCCTACATTTACAAGAAAACTGTCACTTTGCAAGAACCTGTTGAATATATGTGTTATGTCCTGAGTTAACAGAGGACAGTTATCTTCAGtttatcttcagtttcttacTAGGACATCTTCTGGGTTCTGCTTTTAGTGTAGTGTTGGCTGTAATCTGCCTGGTCTCGTTCATTTCAGAAATAGTCATTGCTTGTTATTTACACCATAATAATCTCATGTAATTTCTCCCTTCCTCAGAACAAAAGAATATTGTAATGACTTCCTGATGgccaattttatatttcttaggACGTTTCAACCAGACCTAGCTTGCATCACTTTGTCTGACAGTCTTAGAATTTGCCATTATTCTGCCCATTGTTTTCTGACTAGTATTGTATAGCGCACGTGCTTAtgttaccacttttattcagggAATAACCTTTTAATTCCTCATTATGTTAGCATGCCATTACCTCCCTTAGCCTCTTAATCggtcatttcccccttttttttttttttttttggactaggCCACCCTACCACCAGTTTTCAGAGTGCTCTTTGTAGATATATGCAGGCTCTTTACTTTTAGTTCAGTTTTACTAAATTTTTCTTTAGGTCTCTCTCCTTCCAGAATAGAAAACGAGtgataataacattttttctttatttcagacgATGATGGTAGGACTGAAAATGGAGCACTAGCTCCAAAGCAGGAGATTCCTTCAGCAGCAGAATCTCATGAAGTTCCTGGCACTCTCAATATAGGTGTTCCTCAAATTTTTAAGTACGGAGAAGCCTGTTTCCCCAAGGGcagatttgaaagaaagagaaatccctCTCGA is a window encoding:
- the ZNF24 gene encoding zinc finger protein 24 yields the protein MSAQSVEEDSILIIPTPDEEEKILRVKLEEDPDGEEGSSIPWNHLPDPEVFRQRFRQFGYQDSPGPREAVSQLRELCRLWLRPETHTKEQILELVVLEQFVAILPKELQTWVREHHPENGEEAVTVLEDLESELDDPGQPVSLRRRKREVLVEEIVSQEEAQGLPNSELDAVENQLKWASWELHSLRHCDDDGRTENGALAPKQEIPSAAESHEVPGTLNIGVPQIFKYGEACFPKGRFERKRNPSRKKQHICDECGKHFSQGSALILHQRIHSGEKPYGCVECGKAFSRSSILVQHQRVHTGEKPYKCLECGKAFSQNSGLINHQRIHTGEKPYECVQCGKSYSQSSNLFRHQRRHNAEKLLNVVKV